One Sulfurimonas sp. HSL-3221 genomic window, ACAAGGATCCGAGATGAAATCGACTTCTCTTGCACTTTCGGCGCTTATTGCCGGCCTAATCTTTGCCGCCTGCGGAAGCTCGGGGAGCAGCACCAACACGGCGATGGCGAGCATCACCGGGACCGTACCGGGAACCCTGATCGAAGCTTTCTGCGAGGACGGCAGCTATTACGCTGTCAACTCCACCGACAACGGTACGTCCCAGCACCCCTTCGAGATCGAAGTCCCCCAGAATGTCAGCTGCCGCCTGGTGATGACGACCAACGAGAATACGCCGGACGCTTCCGTCGTGACGCTGCTGACCCTTAACGGCAGTACCCTCTTCGAAGTGAACGCGTCCGCCATTGCACTGGGCTATATCGACCTGCCGATGGATCGTACCGGTTACGACGATGATAACAACGGCGTCTCCGACGATCTCTTCAACGTCGTCACGCCCGAAGGCGCCGTTATCTCCGTCGAACTCACCGACGACCCGATGGACAGCGACCACGACGGCGTTATCGACCTCTACGACGATGATGACGACAACGACGGTCTCAAGGATGATGTCGATCCGGATGACGACGGCGACGGTATTCCCGACAGCGAGGACGAGGATAGTATCAATGACTTCGACCATGACGGTATCAACAACGATGCCGACATTGACGACGACAACGACCAGAGCGTCGACGCCGATGACAGCGACGACGACAACGACGGCATCGATGATGACGTGGACAGCGACGACGATAATGACGGAATCGACGACAGCAACGATCCCGACCAGCTCAACGACACCGATCATGACGGCCTGACCGATGAATACGACGATGATGACGATAACGACGGTATTCCTGACGATGAGGACCCGGATGATGATAACGACGGCGTTGACGACAACGAAAGCGACGGCCAGGAAGTCACCCTCGCCTAACCCCTGAAGGCCCCTTGGCAAAGGCGGCATCGGCAGCACGGCTGCCGGCTTCTACAAGCACGCCACGCTTCTGAACCTCCCTTTTCTTTCAACCACAGATCATAGACATGTATGCAGTGACAACGCCCGACAGCACAAAACCGGCCGACTGTTCTTACAGCAGGGAGCGTCTGAATTTTAGGATGCTCAGCCCGATGAAGAGCACGGCGAATCCGCCCAGCGCCGCGAAAGAGCGCCAGAGGTCGGCGATGAGGGTGTGTTTGATGAGCAATCCCCGGATGATTTCGACGAAGTAGGTAAAGGGGATGGCGTAGCAGAGCGGCCGGATGTAGTCGGGGACGGCTTCAAGGGGGAAGATGAGGCCGCTGAGCATCACGGAAGGGATAATGATGAAGATCGCGAGGAACATCGCCTGCTGCTGGGTCTGCGACACGAGCGAGATCAGCACTCCAAGCGCGATCATGACGGCGACATAGATGACGGCGAGCAGGGCGAGATAGAGGTGGGACGTCGCCTCTGGCAGGTCGAAGAGCAGCCACCCCAGCTCCAGGATGAGGTAGAAGTCGATCAGGGCGATGATGACGTAGGGGATGATTTTGCCGAAGACGAAGGCGCTTTTGCTGATGGGGGTGGCGAGGAGCTGCTCCAGGGTCTGTTTCTCCCGCTCGCGCACGACGGTGATCCCCGTGAGAATGAGCGCGATCTGCATGATGAGCACCCCGATGATGCCGGGGAGGAAGAACCAGGTCTCTTTCTCGTCGGGATTGAAAAGCACGACGGTATCCATGATGAAG contains:
- a CDS encoding ABC transporter permease; its protein translation is MVGAMIKKELTQLRRDPRLIALIVVMPVIFLVLFGLALKLEPKNVAMAYVDNDRSFFSNLIKTGLWSDGYFKLYPVADKAAIIEEIRSGRAEAGLLIDGNFSADLSENRQPHITFYVDGTMPSLTTAMKYNSSAATDEGVTNDMYFLDENAPPTVIAPEPFIMDTVVLFNPDEKETWFFLPGIIGVLIMQIALILTGITVVREREKQTLEQLLATPISKSAFVFGKIIPYVIIALIDFYLILELGWLLFDLPEATSHLYLALLAVIYVAVMIALGVLISLVSQTQQQAMFLAIFIIIPSVMLSGLIFPLEAVPDYIRPLCYAIPFTYFVEIIRGLLIKHTLIADLWRSFAALGGFAVLFIGLSILKFRRSLL